One region of Chloroflexota bacterium genomic DNA includes:
- a CDS encoding RtcB family protein, with product MARWDGPLNKIDDYRWEIPKNYKPGMRVPGLIYADEKMLEGIRQEQAAEQVANVAFLPGIVGYSLAMPDIHWGYGFPIGGVAATRVEDGVVSPGGVGYDINCGVRLLRTDLHEAEVRAKLERLLTELFVNVPSGVGSTGKIKVGKKEMDDILTGGARWAVRRGYGTEEDLEATEEGGCLKGANPDKVSLKAKERGSPQSGTLGAGNHFLEVEVVEEIFEPDIARSMGIEDIGQVLLLIHTGSRGLGHQVCDDYVRLLRQASQKYNISLPDQELACAPVKSPEGQDYLAGMACAANYAWANRQCIAHWARECFVKVFGKPLPEIGLQMVYDVAHNIAKIESYEVNGKKASLCVHRKGATRAFPPGHPDVPARYKKIGQPVLIPGDMGRRSYLAVGTETAIKESFGSVCHGAGRVKSRHAARRSLTDADVARELASRGILAKAASRGSLSEEASEAYKDIDAVVDVCHKAGLCRKVVKARPIGVVKG from the coding sequence GATAGACGACTACCGATGGGAGATTCCCAAGAACTATAAACCAGGCATGAGAGTCCCCGGACTGATCTATGCCGACGAGAAGATGCTGGAGGGCATTCGGCAAGAACAGGCCGCAGAGCAGGTGGCCAATGTGGCTTTCCTGCCTGGTATCGTGGGGTATTCCCTGGCTATGCCTGATATCCACTGGGGCTATGGCTTTCCCATAGGTGGTGTAGCAGCTACCAGGGTGGAAGATGGAGTGGTTTCCCCAGGGGGTGTAGGCTACGATATTAACTGCGGAGTGAGGCTTCTGCGCACCGACCTGCACGAGGCGGAGGTCAGGGCTAAGCTGGAGAGGCTGCTGACCGAACTTTTCGTCAACGTCCCTTCCGGGGTCGGCTCGACGGGGAAAATAAAGGTTGGCAAGAAGGAAATGGACGATATTCTAACCGGAGGGGCTCGCTGGGCGGTAAGGCGGGGATACGGCACCGAAGAGGACCTGGAAGCAACCGAAGAGGGGGGCTGCCTCAAGGGGGCTAACCCCGACAAGGTGAGCTTGAAAGCCAAGGAACGCGGTTCGCCTCAGTCAGGGACCCTGGGCGCTGGCAATCACTTTCTCGAGGTTGAGGTGGTGGAGGAGATCTTCGAACCAGACATAGCCAGGAGCATGGGGATTGAAGATATCGGCCAGGTGCTGCTCCTCATCCATACTGGGAGCCGTGGCCTGGGGCACCAGGTATGCGATGATTACGTGAGATTGCTGCGTCAAGCGTCGCAGAAGTATAACATCAGCCTTCCCGACCAGGAGCTGGCCTGTGCCCCGGTGAAATCTCCTGAAGGGCAGGACTATCTGGCTGGGATGGCTTGTGCTGCCAACTACGCTTGGGCCAATCGACAGTGCATCGCCCATTGGGCCAGAGAATGCTTCGTTAAGGTCTTTGGCAAGCCGCTGCCGGAAATAGGACTGCAAATGGTCTATGATGTGGCCCATAACATCGCCAAGATCGAAAGCTACGAAGTGAATGGCAAGAAGGCCAGCCTTTGCGTCCATCGCAAAGGGGCAACACGGGCTTTCCCGCCCGGCCACCCGGACGTACCTGCCAGGTACAAGAAGATAGGCCAGCCAGTGCTTATCCCTGGAGACATGGGGCGTCGCTCCTACCTGGCGGTGGGGACCGAGACGGCCATAAAGGAGTCCTTCGGCTCCGTGTGTCACGGGGCTGGCAGGGTCAAGAGCCGCCACGCCGCCAGGCGCAGCCTGACGGATGCCGACGTGGCCAGGGAATTAGCTTCAAGAGGAATCCTGGCCAAAGCAGCTAGCCGGGGAAGCCTATCTGAGGAGGCCTCCGAGGCCTACAAGGACATAGACGCTGTGGTGGATGTATGCCACAAGGCAGGGCTGTGCCGGAAAGTGGTCAAGGCGAGACCTATAGGGGTGGTTAAGGGCTAG
- a CDS encoding 4Fe-4S dicluster domain-containing protein, translated as MTSKDVYLELAEMVNQNDAVGLPATPAMLKVLRLQFTPEEARLAVQVGLTGGTLGELSAKTGIEKAKLQEMLKTMAYKGTVWIDPEKEDPVYRVVGSTAPGLIETGIWGNIRFPYDVELGKALHEAIFDLAREKLSKLGFPYAPVFANPWALPEDALPSENLAETLRQQDFISVSFCPCRLSHWLADPGNHCQHLLETCIHYGDGGRWCVEHGQARRISADEAVELLRKCSLDGLVHSIDMNGFICNCCADCCVNFRAHLELGAKALIPSPFMPQIDRDECNACGFCADACPVGAMKVDDFAEPDSDLCIGCGVCVPRCDVQAIKLIRRVPA; from the coding sequence ATGACAAGTAAGGACGTCTACCTGGAACTGGCAGAGATGGTGAACCAGAACGATGCTGTGGGCCTGCCGGCCACACCGGCAATGCTAAAGGTTTTGAGATTGCAGTTTACGCCTGAGGAGGCTCGTTTGGCTGTTCAAGTAGGTCTCACCGGCGGAACGCTGGGCGAGCTATCGGCCAAAACAGGCATAGAGAAAGCTAAACTCCAGGAGATGCTGAAGACCATGGCCTACAAAGGCACCGTCTGGATCGACCCAGAAAAAGAAGACCCTGTCTACAGGGTCGTAGGCTCTACGGCACCAGGGCTTATTGAAACAGGTATTTGGGGCAACATAAGGTTCCCCTACGATGTTGAACTGGGCAAAGCTTTGCACGAGGCCATCTTTGATCTGGCCAGGGAGAAGCTGAGCAAGCTTGGCTTCCCTTATGCGCCTGTGTTCGCCAATCCCTGGGCCTTGCCCGAAGACGCCCTTCCTTCTGAGAACCTCGCCGAGACGCTCCGCCAACAGGACTTTATCAGCGTCTCTTTTTGCCCCTGCCGTCTCTCCCATTGGCTGGCAGACCCCGGCAACCACTGCCAGCACCTTTTGGAAACGTGCATTCACTATGGGGATGGTGGCCGATGGTGTGTCGAGCACGGTCAGGCTCGTCGCATTAGTGCCGACGAGGCTGTAGAGTTGCTCCGCAAATGCAGCTTGGATGGGCTTGTCCACTCCATTGACATGAATGGATTCATTTGCAATTGCTGTGCGGACTGTTGCGTCAACTTCAGGGCGCATCTTGAGTTGGGCGCTAAGGCACTGATCCCATCTCCCTTCATGCCTCAGATTGACCGTGATGAATGCAACGCCTGTGGGTTCTGTGCTGACGCCTGCCCGGTAGGCGCTATGAAGGTTGATGATTTCGCTGAGCCCGATAGCGATCTATGCATCGGATGCGGCGTATGCGTTCCCC